A region of the Etheostoma cragini isolate CJK2018 unplaced genomic scaffold, CSU_Ecrag_1.0 ScbMSFa_4657, whole genome shotgun sequence genome:
GTAGTattagtagcagcagcagcagcagtagtagtagtagtattagtagcagcagcagtagtattTTTGATATTCTCATGTCTCCATCAGCCCGTCTCACGCCGACCTGCCGCCAGCCTCCGCCCCCCCGATGACAAAGGACCAGCTAAACGACGACTGCCGGGATCATCTGGGAGATGCAGAAGGGGCGGGTCCAGAGAGGCTGTCTGCACCAATCGGAGAGCAGCAGGAAGAATGTCCCGCCCTCgcagtgcacacacagactccGCCCCCCGTCCACAGAAAGGCACACAGGAAAACCAACCGGAGGAAAACCAGCAACGCCTCGTGTTCCTCGCAGCCGCACAGGCGTCTAGACCCAGGTCAGTCTCGACCCTCCAAAGATCTGGTCCTCCAGGTGGTCGGGTTAGTCCTTTATACTGAACTAGTTCAAGATCTGGTCTGCTTACGGAGGAAAAACATGATCCTCCAGGTGGTCGGGGTAGTCTTTTATACTGAACTAGttctttttcctttgttgtCTGCTATAATACAGACCCTGGTCCTTCAGTCCCTGGTCCCTCAGACTCTGGTCCCTCTACAATCCCTGGTCCCTCTACAATCCCTGGTCCCTCAGTCCCTGGACCCTGTGCAATCCCTGGTCCCTCTCCAGTCCCTGGTCCGTCAGACCCTGGTCCCTCTCCAGTCCCTGTTCCCTCAGTCCCTGGTCCCTGGTTCCCCTGGCTAATCTGGCAGAAGCAGAGGAGGAAGGTCCAGAAGGAGGAGGCGTTCTCGTCGGACCACAGTGACTCTCTGGACCGGACCATTGAGGAGGTCTGTTCCTGTACTGCTACCGTCTCTCTAGTTCTGGTTCTAGGACTAGTTCTAGTTCTAATAACGCAACGTCGGTAgtgttctggttctggttctagTACTGGTTACTGAAACATGTCTGTGTTGAACGTCAGGTGATCCAGatgtgttgccatggtgacacTTCCCCTCGCTGCCCGCAGGAGGAGACGGAGAGCTTCCACCTCAGCCTCCCTGTCTCCATGGAAACCCAGAGCAAGGACTGGGACTCACCTGTACAGGTAACCTGGAGGTGGTCTCAAAGTACAGGGGCCAGTAGACCAGTGAGTCCCAGTAGACAAGTGAGTCCCAGTAGACCAGTAAGTCCCAGTAGACCAGTGAGTCCCAGTAGACCAGCAGTTCTCAGCTGGATGTTCTGGGTGTTTCTGTTTCCAGGTGCGCGCCAACTCACCTGTCCAAGTGGGCCAAGCGGGGGGGCGGAGCCTGGTCCATCTGATGGAGGCCCAGGTGCAGCTGGAGGACCCGGTCTACTCAGACCGCCTGGACTCCGCCCTCCAGGGGGGCGGGGCCACCGACGGCTTCCTGGCGCTGCCGATAGACCAGGTGCTGCCGGCGCCGCAGCATTTCCCAGAATCCTTCAGGGGAAAGAGCTGGGTGCAGATCCAACGGGAGGACGAGGAGAAGGTGGAGGACCTGGTCCAGCAGTTCAGACGGGGGGGGTTCCTCTGCTACTTCGACTCAGAGTCTCTggccaggtacacacacacacacacacacacacacacagtttttgtgttctttgatGTTTATAATCTCAGAGACTCACCTGTAAtgggacttttattttgtaggtaCGGTCGGAGGAGGAACAGGAAGAAGGCGGAGCCAGACTGCAGCGCCCTTCCCTCATTGGACGGTGTTGAGGTCTCTGGCTTCAGGAAGAGAAGGAGGCGGGGCTTCAGAGTGGCGTCCAGGTGTCAGGTGAGCAGGGCGGTGTAGCCGGGGTGACCAGGTATCAGGGGGCGGGGTCCAGATATCAGGGGCGTGGCTTACGATATGTAACgttcctgttttgtttctccaGGTTGTCAAAGTGAGCCGAAGCACTCAGACCCTGCGATTGGTCGTCCCGGCAGTTCGTGAGGCCCCGCCCCCCAGTGTCTCAGCAGCCAATAAGGAGCCAGCTGAGCGGACCCCGGTGGCGCGGCCATGGCGCTCTCTGCCTGCATCGTATCGCGCCGTTGTCACGCCGCTGCAGCCGTGCAGCCAACTGCTCTTCCTGCTCTGCTCACCCTCAGGCCCCGCCCCCCTTGGCACGCTGTCAGGCCCTGCACCCTCCGGCACAACGTCAGGCCCCGCCC
Encoded here:
- the zdbf2 gene encoding DBF4-type zinc finger-containing protein 2 isoform X2; amino-acid sequence: MSDEGDQRKDEDFSRMWAEPEPGPSSRQGYCGYCRVLYSNLDQHLSSLRHLDSVRASNRGTVSAGSRAKLTLLERFLQDVLKHHPHNYHSSPSHADLPPASAPPMTKDQLNDDCRDHLGDAEGAGPERLSAPIGEQQEECPALAVHTQTPPPVHRKAHRKTNRRKTSNASCSSQPHRRLDPDPGPSPVPVPSVPGPWFPWLIWQKQRRKVQKEEAFSSDHSDSLDRTIEEVIQMCCHGDTSPRCPQEETESFHLSLPVSMETQSKDWDSPVQVRANSPVQVGQAGGRSLVHLMEAQVQLEDPVYSDRLDSALQGGGATDGFLALPIDQVLPAPQHFPESFRGKSWVQIQREDEEKVEDLVQQFRRGGFLCYFDSESLARYGRRRNRKKAEPDCSALPSLDGVEVSGFRKRRRRGFRVASRCQVVKVSRSTQTLRLVVPAVREAPPPSVSAANKEPAERTPVARPWRSLPASYRAVVTPLQPCSQLLFLLCSPSGPAPLGTLSGPAPSGTTSGPAHRRCRKKTRPLERRGSKVTYKPLPFSFYEPGSNRILSNAPRGVLRPRGPAPRGPAPICPPPCVRQLFRSLSPDLNADSFSLSALGDKQEAARRRGRGPPPAPRGRSERRRGGGRDRTRPPPAKRRTSSPAAPRQPKRDGLRRGGASEPRRGRSRRGRGSERRRS
- the zdbf2 gene encoding DBF4-type zinc finger-containing protein 2 isoform X1 → MSDEGDQRKDEDFSRMWAEPEPGPSSRQGYCGYCRVLYSNLDQHLSSLRHLDSVRASNRGTVSAGSRAKLTLLERFLQDVLKHHPHNYHSSPSHADLPPASAPPMTKDQLNDDCRDHLGDAEGAGPERLSAPIGEQQEECPALAVHTQTPPPVHRKAHRKTNRRKTSNASCSSQPHRRLDPDPGPSVPGPSDSGPSTIPGPSTIPGPSVPGPCAIPGPSPVPGPSDPGPSPVPVPSVPGPWFPWLIWQKQRRKVQKEEAFSSDHSDSLDRTIEEVIQMCCHGDTSPRCPQEETESFHLSLPVSMETQSKDWDSPVQVRANSPVQVGQAGGRSLVHLMEAQVQLEDPVYSDRLDSALQGGGATDGFLALPIDQVLPAPQHFPESFRGKSWVQIQREDEEKVEDLVQQFRRGGFLCYFDSESLARYGRRRNRKKAEPDCSALPSLDGVEVSGFRKRRRRGFRVASRCQVVKVSRSTQTLRLVVPAVREAPPPSVSAANKEPAERTPVARPWRSLPASYRAVVTPLQPCSQLLFLLCSPSGPAPLGTLSGPAPSGTTSGPAHRRCRKKTRPLERRGSKVTYKPLPFSFYEPGSNRILSNAPRGVLRPRGPAPRGPAPICPPPCVRQLFRSLSPDLNADSFSLSALGDKQEAARRRGRGPPPAPRGRSERRRGGGRDRTRPPPAKRRTSSPAAPRQPKRDGLRRGGASEPRRGRSRRGRGSERRRS